The genomic stretch ctgaagatttgaaaaatcagggtttaatcaaattctacattgtagaaaaagttttgatccaaatgtgcagaattaccttaaacaATGAAGTTCACCTTAGTTCAGAAACATTACAAAAAAATCTTGTCAAAATTGATAAGTACTTGATACATTTATAATGACtctgaatttttattttcaaaatttcaaaaatcactATCTACCTGGAATTCTGCTACTTATGCCCCTCCAGCTGGGCAAGCGGTCAACGAACATGGGTGGGGGGATGGGGAGGGTGCGGCCtacttggccgagtggttaaggttgctcaCTTCatttgcccttcatcgatgtgggttcgaaccttacttggggctttgaattcttcatgggaggaagccatccagctggcttacggaaggtcggtggttctacccaggtgcccactagtgttgaaataatgcacggaggggcacctggggtcttcatccatcatgaagccatatgacctataattgtgtcggtgtgatgttaaacccatcaaaaaaaaaatccaccaACATAGAGTGGTCAGAAAACAAGCACAGACATGCTCTATTATATTAGATGATACCTATAAAATTTAATAAGAGGTTAACTGTTGTTTTCCCATCTAACATTTACCTGACCAATTCAATGGCTGACCTTGCAAGTAAATGCAGTTGAAAGGTTCAGCTGTATATGGAACTAAAAAAATGTTATCGGTTGTTTTGTGTCAAGTCTACCACGCCAACCAGTATACAAATCTTATGACTTGTAAAGTACATCAAAAATTTCTATCTTTTCTCAAATGACTGTTGTTCATCTATTTATAGGATATAAACAACTTGATGAATGAAGGGAACAAATCGAGGACAGTGGCTGCAACCAACATGAACAGTGAAAGTAGTCGATCTCACGCTGTATTTAATATTATAGTAACACAGACACTTACAGATCTGAAAACTTCCGTAAGTATTACTCCTGAAGATTATAGGGATACTCAGATAGAATAGTGGATGAaacattaaaatctttttaatacTGTCAAATCAAATTgcttttatgcccccggcatctactgatgcgggaggcatatagtgattgtcctgtccgttcgtctgtttgtccgtccgtacgaggttaaccaaatgggactgtttcgtctagcatcaatacccctcactagaatgacttgatactaatgcagatgtaacctgttaccattcctcatcttcagacatcacctgacctcagtttgaccttgaccttgatcttgttttggacttaggttgctttgtatgggccatctcttggttaaccaaatgggaccgtttagTCTAGCATCagtactgcttacaagaatgaattaatactaatacagatgtaaccatAAGGtacaaaatctatcgacaaggatgccacgggggcatcaagcgtttattgaacacagctctttctttatatatattctaCTGCCATGCTTTGTTAGAATATTACTTTCACCTCTTCATGATTTTGCTAAGCGGCACTAAATATGCCAggttaaaaaacatgaaaattgctacaaaatgtcatatttcacttttctgttttaaacatactTCATGCTTGCTATGAACCAGGTAAGAATTAGAGTTTCATGTTCAGGTTATTGTTAAGACAATATTTAGACAGTATGTCacattctttttagctcacctgtcacatagtgacaaggtgagcttttgtgatcacgcagcgtccgtcgtccatccgtccgtaaacttttgcttgtgaccactctagaggtcacattttttaagggatctttatgaaagttggtcagaatgttcatcttgatgatatctaggtcaagttcgaaactgggtaacgtgccgtcaaaaactaggtcagtaggtctaaaaatagaaaaaccttgtgacctctctagaggccctatatttcacaagatcttcatgaaaattggtcggaatgttcatcttgatgatatctaggtcaagtttgaaactgggtcacgtgccttcaaaaactaggtcagtaggtctaaaaatagaaaaaccttgtgacctctctagaggccatatattccacaagatcttcatgaaaataggtcagaacgttcaccttgatgatatctaggtcaagttcgaaactgggtcacgtgccatcaaaaactaggtcagtagttctaagaatagaaaaaccttgtgacctctctagaggccatatattttatgagatcttcatgaaaattggtcagaatgttcaccttgatgatatctaggtcaggttcgaaagtgggtcacatgccactaaaaactaggtcagtaggtcaaataatagaaaaaccttgtgacctctctagaggccatatttatcatgggatctgtatgaaagttggtctgaatgttcatcttgatgatatctaggccagattcgaaaatgggtcatgtgccatcaaaaaacttaggtcagtaggtcaaataatagaaaaaccttgtgacctctctaaaggccatatttttcatgggatctgtatgaaagttggtctgaatgttcatcttgatgatatctaggtcaaattagaaacagggtcatgtgcggtcaaaaactaggtcagtaggtcaaataatagaaaaaccttgtgacctctctagaggccatacttgtgaatggatctccataaaaattggtcagaatgttaatcttgatgatatctaggtcaagttcgaaactgggtcacgtgccttcaaaaagtaggtcagtaggtcaaataatgaaaaaacgtgacctctctagaggccaaatttttcatgggatctatatgaaagttggtctgaatgtttatcttgatgatatataggtcaagtttgaaactagatcaactgcgatcaaaaactaggtcagtaggtcttgaaatagaaaaaccttgtgacctctctagaggccatacccttgaatggatcttcatgaaaattggtcagaatgttcaccttgatgatatctaagtcaagtttgaaactgggtcacgtgccttaaaaaactaggtcagtaggtcaaataataaaaaaaacttatgacctctctagaggccatacttttcatgggatctgtatgaaagttggtctgaatgttcatcttgatgatatctaggtcaagtttgaaactgggtcaactgcgatcaaaaactaggtcggtaggtcttaaaattattaaaatcttttgacctctctagaggccatatttttcaatggatcttcatgaaaattgatctgaatgttcaccttgatgatatctaggtcagtttcgaaactgggtcatgtgcggtcaaaaactaggccagtaggtataaaaatagaaaaaccttgtgacctctctagaggccatatttttcatgagatcttcatgaaaattagtgagaatgttcaccttgatgatatctaggtcaagttcaaaacagggtcacgtaccttcgaaaactaggtcaataggtcaaataatggaaaaaccttgtgacctctctagagaccatatttttcaatggatcttcatgaaaattggtcagaatttttatcttgataatatctaggtcaagttcaaaattgggtcacatgagctcaaaaactaggtcactatgtcaaataatagaaaaaaacgacgtcatactcaaaactgggtcatgtgggtagaggtgagtgattcaggaccatcatggtcctcttgttttttttgcgACCACATATAGTCATACAGGAACTATCATAGCAAGATTTAATTGGGTAGAACAGCCTATTTCTGATTGGCTGATTAATTCACTATAGATAAATCTGTGTACCTGAGTGCATCCCTTTCAATTGTGCAGAAATAATGAAAGGTGCAGATCTCAGAAAGAGGACAAATTATGCATTGTTGGTGCAACCAGCATGAATGATGAGAACAAATTAATACATTCAGTATTCATTTAAACGTCacagaatatattttttcaaatatctctcgtttttattttaaaaaaaataaatgggaATAGGAAATGTTACATCAGTAATACTACAGTCACAGATACAAACAAATTTGAAAAGCTTCAAAAGTTTATTTTCTGAAGGATATACTTAATGGGAgtaggtaaaaaaaaatatttccagcttCATTTCATAAAACTTAAAGCAGTTTGCAGGGAAGCTTCCAGTCAGTGTTTCAGTTTATCCAGCAGTTTATTTAATACAGTAGTTACGCAGACCCTTGCAAACAGATCGTCACAGCGGAACCAGTCTTAAATGGATTCTAAAAAGCAGAACATCTGCCCCGTCCCTCCCCCCTCCCTCCCCTCATCTTCCACAACCCCAGTTGATAAATTACCTTGGTCCAGAATAACTTCATTATATTAAGAAATAACAGATTTAAAAAATTCCACAACGTTTTCGTTGGTATTGAGGCTATTCAGTATATAGGGGTATCAGTATAAATGTTCCTTCTATGAGCACTTCATATTCAgcatacattttcaaatattatatataatcattttttcaCGAGAAAAAAACATCAAGTTCTTAACATCTAGAAATGTTTAtacttttaattttcatactAGATACTTTATGCTGGAAAtgtttatactttaaattttcaTACTAGAAACTTTATGCTGGaaaaatttatactttaaattttaattcttGATACTTTATGCTGGAAATGTTTATACTGGAAATTTTCATACTAGATACTGAAAATTCTCATACCAGATATTGGCAATGTTCACACTTGATACTGAGTATTTTGTGGTAAATACTTCAGTCTTGGTCTAAAGTTCAAATCTGGCTTCTTGCAATTTATACTGAAGTCTGGTgccaccttgacctttgacatatttaaatatatcacCATAGAAACTATGAAACCAACAAGAAGAATAAATCCAATCACAGTTCCTGCAGCGATGGCAATCGTGGAGTTGTTTCCCTTTTCGTCAGTTTTTATTGCTTGAGGTGTCGTCTGCTTACTTGTTGTTATTGTATGCTGACATGTTGTAGTTTTCTTCTCAAGGTGAGGGGTGACAGGATTTAGACGGGGTGGCACTGGAAAATGCCTCGAAGGTACAGGTAAAGTCGCCATATCTCCACATGAAATTTCCAAATCGTGAAGAATTTGGGATAGTTTTTGACCACGGTAGCTCAGTGGTTGTGCACACTGAGGTTCAAGAACACCCTTTCTAAGTAAGCTTTGCATCCATTGGATAGCACAGTCACATGACCAAGGATTGTTATCAAGTAACACAGTATTTGATTGGTTCAGGGAGTTTTGTAAGCCTTCTGGAAGATGCTGTAGCAGATTTTGTTGAAGGTCAAGTGTTTCGATAAAGCTGTAACACATGGCATCTTCATGGATTATGCTGATTGAATTACGCACTAAATACAGAGTTTTCAAAATAATCCTTTGAAGTTCTCCGGCATCTATCATTGATATATTATTTCTGGCCAGATTCACATCTagattttcatttgaaatgttttgGAGGAATTTAGTTGGCATTTTTGTGATTTCATTCTGCATCAGGTTTAAGAAAGTTATTGAGGTATTTATCATTGATTCTGGATCTATGTGCCTGATTTTGTTCATTTCAAGAATTAGTGTTTGGAGATTTGGCAGTGTTCCAAACAGTCCAGGACCAATGCttgttaattcattttttttcaaattaatcgTACGCAAAGACTTAAGACCCTGAAAAGCAGCAATGTGAATGGTAGCAATCTGATTGGATTGTAGGTCAAGATTTTTTAGGTTGGTAAGtcctttaaaatcattttctccAATTGCATGCAGAGTGTTCAAGGCAATATTTAAGCTTTCAAGTAGCGTTAGTTGCCGGAACACAAAGTCGCCTAATTTAGTCAGTTTGTTTTGGTTTAGACTTAGATATGAAAGATTTCGTAATCCTTCAAAGTTTTCTTCTGAAATCTGTATGAGCTGATTCTTGCTTAAATCAAGGGTCAGAAGTGAGGGGGAACCCTGAAAACATTGACCATGTAGTGTTGCAATTTGATAATTCTGAATCTTCAACATTGTTAATTCAGACTTTCCCCTCAGTACAAACGTACGAAATTGTTGGAACATAATTGCCGTCATTCCACTAGCATCAGATACTGTTAATTCTTCCAGCGTGTCTGGTAAAGCTGGGATCTTAACATCTTTACACATGGCAGTAATTATATTGCCACCGGAATCCGATTTACAGTTATTACATTTTGCTGGACAAATTCCTCCATTACTACTTGAAGATAACAAAATAAGACTCCAAACTAGATACCAGCATAACAGTTTTCTAGTGTACAAACACATTGTTTTGAACTGTTGATGGCACGGCAGTTTTATTGTACAACTTACGTTATGTTACGTAGCTTCTTTACTTTTAGATATTGTTCAGACTAGGAGATCTTAAGTCTCGCTGCCATAGAGTTCTAGATAGCTGTAGTTTTGTCttcatatttgaattttttgtttgtgcAAAATTTAGATATTCCAGTTTAATTTTTGTCCTAGTAGAAATTGCACAGTTTCATTTTATCCACTTAAATTTggatgtaa from Mercenaria mercenaria strain notata chromosome 16, MADL_Memer_1, whole genome shotgun sequence encodes the following:
- the LOC123543309 gene encoding carboxypeptidase N subunit 2-like, coding for MCLYTRKLLCWYLVWSLILLSSSSNGGICPAKCNNCKSDSGGNIITAMCKDVKIPALPDTLEELTVSDASGMTAIMFQQFRTFVLRGKSELTMLKIQNYQIATLHGQCFQGSPSLLTLDLSKNQLIQISEENFEGLRNLSYLSLNQNKLTKLGDFVFRQLTLLESLNIALNTLHAIGENDFKGLTNLKNLDLQSNQIATIHIAAFQGLKSLRTINLKKNELTSIGPGLFGTLPNLQTLILEMNKIRHIDPESMINTSITFLNLMQNEITKMPTKFLQNISNENLDVNLARNNISMIDAGELQRIILKTLYLVRNSISIIHEDAMCYSFIETLDLQQNLLQHLPEGLQNSLNQSNTVLLDNNPWSCDCAIQWMQSLLRKGVLEPQCAQPLSYRGQKLSQILHDLEISCGDMATLPVPSRHFPVPPRLNPVTPHLEKKTTTCQHTITTSKQTTPQAIKTDEKGNNSTIAIAAGTVIGFILLVGFIVSMVIYLNMSKVKVAPDFSINCKKPDLNFRPRLKYLPQNTQYQV